One genomic region from Gadus morhua chromosome 9, gadMor3.0, whole genome shotgun sequence encodes:
- the LOC115551387 gene encoding protein FAM180A, with the protein MQSWTLLFLGLFHCFFDMATTQQQRNKALFPIRMKRGLSTMRNPIFHKSLDDVDLLYEILLSGLYFDDHGRGLWLRDAELASLRKTQELEVLCGDALPRELTDVRRLASRLLGRVGSLGQGDFERTLLTMVYTAQHVIESPTDHQRDVWAESFVGLFKAIKEDLKEER; encoded by the exons ATGCAGTCATGGACACTGTTGTTTCTTGGTCTGTTTCATTGCTTTTTCGACATGGCAACCACTCAGCAGCAACGCAACAAAG CCCTGTTTCCGATAAGAATGAAGAGGGGATTGTCAACAATGCGAAACCCTATTTTCCACAAGTCCTTAGACGACGTGGATCTACTGTACGAG ATCCTGCTGTCCGGTCTATACTTTGACGACCACGGCAGAGGGCTGTggctgagagacgcagagctgGCCTCTCTGCGGAAGACGCAGGAACTAGAGGTCCTCTGTGGTGACGCGCTCCCCAGGGAGCTGACAGACGTACGCCGGCTGGCCTCCAGGCTCCTCGGCCGCGTCGGGTCCCTGGGGCAGGGGGATTTCGAGCGTACACTTTTGACCATGGTGTACACGGCCCAACATGTGATCGAATCCCCCACGGACCACCAGAGAGACGTGTGGGCCGAGTCCTTTGTCGGCCTGTTCAAAGCCATAAAGGAGGATCTGAAAGAGGAGCGGTGA